Within Porites lutea chromosome 2, jaPorLute2.1, whole genome shotgun sequence, the genomic segment GAAGCCTTTAGAAAATCACGGCTCTCTCCAGCAAGTGGCAAGGTTATCAAGATGCTCAACACTAACATCGATTATAAAAGCTTCCTAGCACTGACCGAAATGGATAGGATTCTTCAAGTCGTTGAAAATCAAGAAACTGCATTGCAAGAGCTTAGCCAGTGGGTGACAAGTGAGGTGTCTAAAACAGTAAACGAACGGTTTAATGGCCTTCGAACGTATTTCACTAAAGTTGAAACCTTCAACCGCGAAAAGGCAAATGCTGATGTCGAGTTTATCAACGGAAGGTTAAACAAGTACAAATCCAATATTGAGACTCTGAGTACTGAGTTGGGGAATCAAGTTGGAAAACTTATCGATTATGCAATAGCAGCCGTTTCGCTTGAACTTGCAGAGGATGCAGCACAGTGTGTACTGGCAGCTGCTGTTGTTATGAATCCCCTTGAAAAGCTTTTTGGTGGTTCCAGTGCTGGAGATTATATCGATCGACAGGCAAAACTAGCCGACACCTTAACCCTGGTTGGGGAGATGATAAGGAGAGAGAGGGTCTTTAACGAGCTCGTTAATGATGCAAAGGACATTCGAAGAAGATTGAATAATAACGCCCAATTTCTTGAAGACGTGCGAATAATCCTTGATGGCATCCAAAAGGGTACTTCAGCAGATGACTTTGCATCGATAAAACAAAAGTTTCTTGATGATTACAAGGCTTATGACCCACAAGTTGAGAAACCCGAATTGTCAGCCATGACAGGAAAATGGGAAGAAATGATTGAAGGGACCTGTCAGGTCATATTAGAATGCACAACTAATCTTTGCGCAGGTCCTAAAGCAATAGTTAGAGGCCAAGGTTTATGTCCCAAAGCAAAGGCAAAAGCACAAGAAATGATCGCCACTTATGAGGAGATATATGACTTTCAGTTTGAGCTTATTGAATCCATGGCAACCTACATGAGAGCAGCGGTCTCCCTAGATGCTGCCTCGAGCATCACTGGTGATTACGATGCCCTTACCAGCGAAGCTGAGGTTGATGCAAACGTTGTTAACGATCTCAAGACACTCACTATAGTCTCCTACATTTCGTACAAAATCAACATCTGGAGGATTGTGGAAGACTATTGTAACATACTGGAGTACCAAAGAGGAGGAACACGACCTAGTGTTTGCAACGGGGTTAACACTGAAATTGCAAGTCTCGCTTCTTTCGTTATTCCACCTTGCAGAGAAGTACACGATTACAGAGAAGTTCCAATCGCTTCTAATGGCAACCTGGCGTTTATGAGTCTCGGCGATTTGTATGCTGGCAAGCCCGTTACTTTCCAGATACCAGACAGTCAGTGGTTGGTTGACAATCGATGGATCAACTCAGGCGACCAAAATGCAGCGATATTTGTGAAGCAGTTcgttgtttttcttccaactgTTAGCCCAACAGAAAGGGAAGTACGAGTGGAAGCTAAATTAAGTGGAGAAAATCAACATTCCCCACCAGATGGAACACGGTATGTTATCGTGCGAGTTCCCGagaaaaagttcatttttgatTATCGTGAGGGTCACAGTGCTGTATGCAGACGGGATAGCGATAAATTAACAAACCCATATGGGTCTTCTTTGCCAAAAATTTGCCCTTTAAATGAAGATCAGAACAGCTGCCAAGAGCTTTTAGAGAGGACGCCATTGTTCCCTTCAGTATACTCCAAATGGCAAGTTTCCATATCTGGATACGAATCAGTACAAGTTCCAGAACCTGCTTCTAACTTTAAGCTGAAAGTTGACACAAAGCTCTGCTTCATGGAACGACCAAGCAAAGACAAGGGGAAGAAGAACAAGTTtaaaaggaagaagaaattaaTTCTAACAAAGAGGAAGAAGACGAAGTATCATGGTCCGACTAATTGTCCTGATGGTCATTTCTGGTCGGGAGACTCGGGTGTTTGTGCTAAGTGCCCCAAAGGGTCCAGATCCGCCTTACATGGTTATTATTGCGAGAAGATTccgaagaaaaactgaaaatggtACTAGCTATTTCTCAGCTACTACAGATAAAGTGTGTGATTACACAAAAGTTCAGTCATTCTCAATAAAGCAAAATATACTTATGCTACTGCAGTATGATAGCCAATAAAATGCTTATGAGCTCATCTTTGATGTTCTTGAACTTTTTATCGTATTTGAGTCGAAAGCCCTTTTGCCCTCCCATCGTGATTGAAAGGAAAGGTCCCGAGACTTCGGCCCCAACCCACTTCAAAGAACACATCAAGAATTCTCGCGACATGAAGCAAATGAGCACATCATGGCAGTATTCATAAGAGAGTTACTTTATTCAACCCCATTTGCGAAAGCATGTAAGATTTGATTCTGTTTAAGCGACATGTTTCTGCTGTAGTTAAGGGGAAAAAATTGAACTGCCTTcccttaccaaatccaacactgttttaaatatatttataaactatttttgaaaactgtttttaacctgttttgtgaaataggttttaaatagggtgaaaagtgcatttttaatatatttttcgactgactttaaaggtgttttaacctgtttaaaacactattaaaaaataatttttaatgtattttaaattttgatcaaaatatataaaaaatccAGGCCTTTTGCAATGcttaaaacatgtttaaaacAGTTATTAAATACCTTATAAATTGgaataaaaacagataaaaacagttttaagaggggggcgtaaggggggtacgaataccgcaataccgcacgtgGTAGCGCgagaataccgcaataccgcatcaaaatttagccaaataccgaaaccgcaGTAACAAATGGGAAAAAGTTGACGTTGTCAATACTACAAATCCTCCtttcaaatagaaataatacttttatgtCAGTGTTTCCAAATCAAGGTGCGTCGATGTCAAGCGTACGATAAACATAAGATCATCGCACTCGTTTAGCTTTGTTTATTACATGTATACGTTTACATAAATGATACAACAGGAGTTTTCTAGTATCACTTTATATATTACTGACCTGGATCATAAACGGACGGAAAACAGTTGACTCTTATGAGGTTGTTTCAGATTCACAATTAACTCGGTTCTGTGTTGAGGGTTTCAAAACGACGACCCGGCCTGCCTTTTGGATTCGAAGGGCACACAGTAcacactagcctgcgtagcatggcggttttggttagGCGCGCTAAATAATAAGTCGAAATAAAGCGgtgtcacagcgttttgggtatccccgcgttttgggcatccccattcccaaatccctagagttttgggcatccccttctcatattactgcagcgttttgggcatcccccggtaccctcccgggatgcccaaatcgctagtgttttggtcatcccctccaaaaaaatgctggatttcgcgggaaaatcgaaAACGTTTTAGAGATGGCTTCCGCTAAATATAGaaatcttttccagtatcttaaaAAGAAGGCTTATCCGGaaggctttacaaagcaaaaaaacgactctgcgaaatttgccaaaaagttggAGTATGACTCAAAATTAGAGTCCTTGTTCTAGGTGGCCAAGGAGAAGGATGGCACAGCGCTACGACGAATTGTTCACCGAGGAAGAGAAAGCGAGGGTCTTCGAAGAGTGCCACTCTGCTCCTTTTTCTGGACACGCCGGCCGCGATTATACTTTTGCACCCTGCGAAGGTTGTTCCCAAGGTGTGGTACTCGGTCGGAATTGATTTAATAGAAGCCCCTACTGCATCTCAAAACGGCAACAGATTAATTTCTTCTGTCCGGTAGGTGCAAGAGGCCTCTGTATAAAttgtgtgacagccttttgTGTGTCAAGTAGCGCTGCGGGGTTAAGTTGTACAGGCCTCAAATGTCATGCATACTATGAATTCAACACCGCAAAACgcagttttattcatgtttgtcttttgattgttttgtttagtattcttgtttttggcTGTATGGAATCAGACGATCGCAGCTGCCGGTGATTGCGGCATTTCTCGCTGGTAAACAgttctattaaataaaattgaagctttgCAAAAAATGAAGCGTTGCATGTACAGCGAAGGGATGTTATGCGGTTGTAAATTTCAATTTCGTCCCGTTTTGAGCCAACGTTTACTGCCTATGGGTTTTTTTCTGCGCAATAAACCCGGCGAAAAGTGTCAGACGATATAATTCTAACATGCATCTACACTATTCAGCCGTAAATTCGTGATTGACAATCCCgacttttccccagtctgaAATAATTTAAGCAAAGTCGAAGCgatcagcgttttgggcatcccccaccggggatgcccaaaacgctagggatttgggaatggggatgcccaaaacgctgtgacagCGGGCGCGGACGAGGAGATTGGGGCAGGAGCTGCTTCGCCGCTCACAGTGGTGCTGCCGACAAAACCATCTAAAACTGCCATGCCCGGGGTGGGGGGGTACTTAGGTTAATATTTGGttggtatgtgccgctggcctctcagagcccctaccccatttcagtctattctgtggccaattataggcCCCATCTTAGTCATTTgaacaaatatttaattttcgcgatcccaacttcgtcactttctatttttatgaattgaccttGTTTTagatagtctgctacacagccggctgtgtagcagactatgttttagattgaatgaagaacactttacttttcatctaccatacaaacattctggtacctttgctaaccgtaaatatgaagaactgtcttaccccaaaaaagcagaaaatgtGCGAACCCATTCTAAAAAACTCtctgaaaatgcgaccccattatggtcaatccagtcgtgaaaatgcgaccccatccagcggcacatcctcaTTAGCCTCTTATCAGAAAGTACCCCCCCACCACCCCCGGGCTGCTATACTACGTAGGGTAAACACACACGAATACTAGTACATTCTATATTCCTGCATGCACAACGAGAAGGACAAGTAGTAATTTTTAGACCACACCATCTTTATAGATTATCTTTCGACACTACGCAAATTATAATTATCTCACTGACCTCACTATTTGCTGGAATAATTGTTTGGCGACTGGCACGAAAGTGGTGGTAAGATTGGTATAAAGGAGGTTAACCAAGCTGACTATTCCCACAAGGTCCATGAAGTCATAAATAATGCGACATGTTTGCGTATCATTGGAGGAAAAAGTTAATGTCGTTAATCATATCaagtattaactgaaattaGAAGCCATACGATTTGTCTGCACTGTTTGCGCAATACAATCTCAGACTGTGCACACAGGTCACGCAGGCTAGCCAGGGAGaccttttaggatttgtatcctcttgtcgtgaaaaagaagcagatcaccgcgacacaacgattttttcaccgactaccgcggcgtaaaatttaaacttaccgcaAACCGCTTGGACTCTcaaaaccgcaataccgtactttgaaataaaaattaccgcaacaccgcacTAAAAATGACCCAATACCCcaataccgcaaacccttacgcccccctcttttaaaaacatatattaaatgtgcaatactattttaaaactatttttaaagacaatttgaaacgtattttgaaaaaaacagttttaaaataggtacaaaaatttttttttttattatatttttcgactgattttaaaggtattaaaacctgtttaaaacgctattaaaatgcAATGTATTAAACTATAGTTTAATAGTGTTTTAAACAGCTTAAAAATTGAAAAGGCCTTCTTCAATActcgtatttgcaaatacaataaaagtaCTTTGAAAATAGCattaaaatacaacaaaaatacTACAAAAGTAGATTGAAAACGGCACATATATTTTCTAAAAACAGCACAAAAATCGGATTAAAAAATGTACACAACAATTGAATGGCAAAAAACAGCCTTTAAGTAGACAAAAAATAGTACAAAAATCCCCTAAACAAGCttaaaaacagtataaaaacagtctaaaaatatgatcaaaatttCATGAAAACACTTTCTTAAATAGTAGAAAAATTGCGTAAAACTAAAAATAGTACACATTACCGAGAAAAAGCACGAAAAATAGCATTAAAACAGTACAGCGCAAAAATAgtgaaaaacagaagaaaaacatTAACAATACAAAAACGAAAACACCTTTGCCAAACGATATTAGGcatggaaaatcaaaatttcctCATATCCACCAAAAGTTTGATTGActataaaattataataattacatCTTTTTCG encodes:
- the LOC140926050 gene encoding uncharacterized protein, giving the protein MAMKAIILVLLWGFVQGQSSSCEVTHPDTCERLSSLESSFESFCRNFNSLRSNGVHRETVCALDNIRCQLVDQGILPNQYPLTVAQERCADPLKRFDPECAYALFFKITMSNPFFIRVREDTIRAVYVDIWLLHPLLRSRCGAVLNQESNDAKSRLAAGLSEVRRGENPYAKVLYGRDGQFLREGIEASCVNNPLADQIFCPALPQLVKLVNTLEMVKWEFERSFKWSAYRLHFLMLKHIYPEEFETVYPTTTEQVSELIVNNLEKIFEYINNGQIDDLTDEWIPLVPDLTTIKSGCETAWALPSNVKKSECMFWKAIVQLEAFRKSRLSPASGKVIKMLNTNIDYKSFLALTEMDRILQVVENQETALQELSQWVTSEVSKTVNERFNGLRTYFTKVETFNREKANADVEFINGRLNKYKSNIETLSTELGNQVGKLIDYAIAAVSLELAEDAAQCVLAAAVVMNPLEKLFGGSSAGDYIDRQAKLADTLTLVGEMIRRERVFNELVNDAKDIRRRLNNNAQFLEDVRIILDGIQKGTSADDFASIKQKFLDDYKAYDPQVEKPELSAMTGKWEEMIEGTCQVILECTTNLCAGPKAIVRGQGLCPKAKAKAQEMIATYEEIYDFQFELIESMATYMRAAVSLDAASSITGDYDALTSEAEVDANVVNDLKTLTIVSYISYKINIWRIVEDYCNILEYQRGGTRPSVCNGVNTEIASLASFVIPPCREVHDYREVPIASNGNLAFMSLGDLYAGKPVTFQIPDSQWLVDNRWINSGDQNAAIFVKQFVVFLPTVSPTEREVRVEAKLSGENQHSPPDGTRYVIVRVPEKKFIFDYREGHSAVCRRDSDKLTNPYGSSLPKICPLNEDQNSCQELLERTPLFPSVYSKWQVSISGYESVQVPEPASNFKLKVDTKLCFMERPSKDKGKKNKFKRKKKLILTKRKKTKYHGPTNCPDGHFWSGDSGVCAKCPKGSRSALHGYYCEKIPKKN